The Leopardus geoffroyi isolate Oge1 chromosome C1, O.geoffroyi_Oge1_pat1.0, whole genome shotgun sequence sequence CCTTCCTGAACTCTGGAAGCCAAGGGGGACAGGTGGGGTAAACACAAGGCAGACATCCAGCAGGACCGCCCAGGGActcctggccccccccccccgccccggggggggtgggggggtgggtgttggCTAGTGAGCGTGGGTGAGGTGAGGTACGAGCCCCGCCCTCCTAGCCACTCACCTTTGTCCAAGTCAATGTACTTGGCGGGCAGTGGGCTGTGGGCCAGCTCAGCCCTCTCCTTCAGGATGTTGTTTTTGTAATCTGGTGTAGGCAAAGAGCAGGCTGAGCCTcctcgccccgccccccggggGCTGTGCTTCCCCTGGCCCAGGCCTGGAGCCACAGTCGGTCTTGGTTCTGGGGCCCCCCTCACCTAGCTGGATATCCTCACTCCTGTAAAGAGCCTGGTCTCCTGTGGCCACAGCAAACTCTGCTATGTTCACATCCTTCCTGGAGGTgcgagggtggggggtggttagagcaggcggtgggggggaggggggttctgGTCCCCAGGAGAGCCTGGAGGGGACACTCACCCCTTTGGCTTCCCTGACTTCTTGTCGGAGTATTCGTAGCCTGGGGAGGGAGACTCGAGTTGGGTGCAGTctcgccccctccccagctccctagGCCCTGAGGGGCCTTCCCATCCCCACCGCACCCCACATCCCGCTTCTGGTCGGGAAAGGCTTGCTGGCTCTGGCCTCACCCCTGCGCCGGAGAGCCCCAGCTCACCTCCGCGGCGGCGCTGGCGGGTGGCCAGGATGACGGCGATGAACAGCAGAATGAAGAGGAGCAGCGTGGCCAGCACGTAGCCCAGCTGCTGGAAGAAGTGGGCCCGGCCCTCGGGGACGATGACGTTGATGACGCTGCGGCCGCGCACCAGCGTGGGATCTGCACGGGGCCGTGTACGGGGAAGGCGTCAGGGAGCGCGCGGCATGACCCGCCGAGCGTGCACCGGGTCCGGGTCCCGGGAAGGGACAGCCGGCCGCGGCCCacggtggggggggtgggacctaccccccccccctcgccaGACACCCAGGGCCCGGggtcggggcggggaggggccacGCGGCACCTGGGCCAGGGGCACCGCTGTGGCTGGAACCGTTGCCCGGCGAGTCCCGCGGGGGCGGCTCAGCGACCGGCTCGGTGACCGTCAGGTGGAAGATGCGGCGCTCGTGCAGGCCGCAGTAGTGGTGGTGCAGGTGGCAGGAGTAGGTGCCCTCGTCGGCGGGCTCCAGCGGCTCGATGCGCAGCGAGAAGTCGCCGCGCGCGAAGGCGTCCGCCCCCACCGCCACGCGGTCGCGCAGGAAGGGTGGCGCGTAGGCGCGGCGCTCACCCGAGGCGTACAGGTCCAGCAGGCGGTCGGCGCGGTCGTGCGGCACCCCGGGCGGCTGCCGGTCCCAGTGCACCACCTGCTGCGCCTCCTCCAGGTGCCGGTCGGTCCACACGTGCGCCCGGTTCACGCAGGTCAGCAGCGCGGGCGCGCCGCGCTCCACCACCAGCACCTCCTTCTCGCCGTCCCAGTGCGCGCCGGCCGCCCGGGCTGGGGGTGCGGGTGCGGGTCAGCGCgcgcgggcggggagggggccggcggggggcgcgggcgggggggggggggcgggcgcaCTCACGGTTGTCCGTGACCTGGAGGCGTATGGCCAGGGTCTCGTACAGGTGGCAGTAGTGGTGGTGCAGGTTGCAGGTGTACAGCCCCTCGTCGGCCTCCTCCACCGCTGCGGAGCCGAGAGAAAACGCAGCGGTGGGGTGCGCGGCCGGCCCGCGCCCCCGCGGCCCCTGCGGCCCCCGCCGCGCGCCCCAGGCTCCTTACCGCGGATGAGCAGCGAGAAATTGCCGTCGTGGAAGGCGGAGAGCGGCAGCAGGAGGCGGCCGCGGTCGCGCGGCTCGTACACGCGCTGCTCGCCCGCGGAGTACATGTCTACGAGCCGGCGAGCGGGGCCGCCGCCCGGGCCGCCGCTGAGGTCCCAGTGGACCACGCGCTGGCGGTCGTGCAGCCGGTCCTGGGTCCACACCATTCTCGGGCTCTGGCAGCGCAGCACCGCCAGGGCGCCGGCCGCCCAGCTCACGGTGGACTCGGACACCACGGAGCTGGCGGCTGGCGCGGGCCCCGAGGGcactggtggggaggaggagtcaGGGGGAGGGAAGGACCCGAGGGGATGGTATAGGGTGGGTCTGGCACGAGGGAGGGGGCGGTCACTAACCTGAGGACAGAAGCACAGCAGAGCCTAGAAGAAGAGGAGAGtcacactgggggagggggagcgcaACCCGAACctttacaccccccccccacccccacccccgtcatcGACCCGGCCCAGGGCCGTCACACTTGGATCCCTGCGTCCCTCTATAGTCCCTGCCAGGTGGGTGTTAATGAACACCTGCCTCACAGGTGGGGATAAAGTCAGGAGGGCCAGGccaagggggcagagggggggtcTCCTTTAGCCCCGCATGACGGAGGCACCCCTCCCACGGCCCCCCCACCCAGTCCTCCCAGCCACCTCCCTGGGCTGCGGCACAGCACTTGCCCTTCTGGGGCTGGACGGTGGGGCCGgctctggagtgtgtgtgtgtgtgtgaccaacAGCCCCCCACAGGAATGGTGGCCACTGTCACCATCACTGCAGCAAGGCCCCCAGAGCACCAAAGCCTGATACCCGAgctggtttggggggggggagggctcctGCACGTTCATATCCCACGTGGTAGGTGCACCTGCCGAGGGCCATGCCACTCGAGCCCTCGAGGGTTCTCAGACAGCTGGGAGCCCTGCCCCGCACCCAGTTCTCAGGGTCGGAGCCCCCTCAGCCTTTCCGAAGGGCAGAGGTCCAAAGCACGAGCGGCTGGACCGTCCGCACCCCACCAGCAAGTTCCTGCTCCAGAGATGGGCTGAGCGCCCGGGACCAGGAGGAATGTGCCGGGTCAGCAGGCCAGCCCAGGAGGCGGGCTCAGGGGGCCTGGGAGCCAGGGGGGGTCTGGAACAGACCCTGTGAGCCGCACCACTCCCAGGCCCCCTAAATCCCCAACCTACTCCTTTTCTGGCCACTGGGAGAAGTGCAGACCTGAGGAGCTTCCTGGAAGAGTGGGGTGCAGGAGGGACCCCAGCGAGAGGCGCCCACCACCTCAGCGTCTGGCTCCCTAATCCGTGTGAGGGAAAGTTCTGGTGGAGATCCAACATAAATCCTCACACCCTCCTGGGTCCTGGGGGGCCCTTATCCTGGCAAGCTACTCCCTCGAGGCCCCCCAGACCAGCCCCTTCCCGGCAGGGTGGGAGTGTCCCACCCCTCTGCACTCAAGCTCAGACCGGAGGCTTTGCCCAGAATGGAAACTCCCGAAGACCCGCCTGTGCTCCCACTCTGGACCCTCACCCACCCCGCACTCACTCTGCAGAAGCAACAGTTCCCAGAGCAGGACTTGAGACCGCAGCTCCATGGCGCCCGCCTGGCCCGCCTGCCTGGCTTTGTCTCACTTCTGCTCCAACTCTCCAGAAAAAcagcccggccccctccccctccttagCACCCGCCATGACATCACGGAGCCCTGGGCCGGGTCGACAGTCTGCAGACCGCCCCCTCTGGCTCTAGCTGGCCCCTAGTTTTCCCCGAATCCTGGTCTggcctggtggggaggggtaggAGCATGGTCACTGTGTCCGACAAGGTGAGGGGAATCTGAGCAGCCATCCGGCCTGGGGATGGCTCGGGCCCTGGGAGGATGGGGGGGCAGTAGCCCAGCCCTTAGAGGGGCAGGAGGGCTGAGGGCATGGCCCGAATGCTGTGGGGGCGGCTGTGACCTAAGAGGCCCTTCTGGGGCTGCTGCAGAGCTGGGGTTCTGGGGCGTACTTCACCTCCCTTCCACCTCTGTAGGCGGACCCTGGCCCAGGGGGTTCCCCTACGTGGACAGCCTGGCCGTCCCCTCCGCGCCTGCTGTGGCGTTCCAGGCATCCTGGGGCTTGGGGACCCCCAAGGAGCCCCAGCTGCCAGACCCACAGCTCTTCCCCTTAGcctcctgggggggagggggcgctgcaCATATTCACCCGTAAACCGAAGAGAACAGGAACACCAGCCCAGGAGCTTCAGGACAGCACAGTGGGCCCTGCTCTGGGTCAGAGGAGCCTGCCAGGGCATGAGGGTGGGGACCCTGAGGACTGAGCGCCCAGCGTTtgagcagcccctcccccctggcctggacaccccctgcccccccccccatctgcccACCATCAAGGGCAGACCTTGGTGTCCCTGAAACCAAACCCTGGCTAAGATGCTCCCTGGAGCACCTCCTCCTTGCccagagtgggggcggggggggggggtgctgggagcCTGCCCCCCGGAAAGCACAAATTTGAAGCTCTGGGAAAAATTACCAAGTCACGTAAACACATGCAAAATAACAGAGCACACACTGTGTACCAAACCCACTCTTTCTAGTTAAGCAAacctcaaaaaggaaaaaaaggaagaaaaaatccaAACGACCGCAAAAACTCCACAGTGCATTTTTTAGACTGCCCATTTGAATAGAATTATGGTCACGGGCATCAGTTCCTGGTGGCTGGCATCTCACCCTTGAACCCTGTCCTGGTCCCCAAGTCCTCAGAGTAGCAAGAAACCCAGCCCAACCAGACTCTTAGGCTCCAGGTCAGCGGGGGAGACTGCCACTGCCACGGAGGGAGTGAGGGCCACGACAAGGGGGAGCGGCCACGAGGGTGTGAAGAGGGCCCCCCCAACCCAGACCTAATGAACCCATTTCCTCAGCAAGACccaggccccgggggggggggttggagccCCTTTTCCAAACTGGAATCAGAGCTtgtcctggccccagcccctccctgggcctttCATTCTGGAAAAACAAGCCCGCCTGGCTAGCCTTGAGGCCTGGCCTCTCCTCCTGTTTTTTTAACTGGTTTATATTAGCTGGTGAcctcccttctctgggccccgcccatgtctccccatctctgtcccccaTTCCCGCCTCTGTCTGCTGGGCTGCCTCTCCCCCACGGAGGGAAGATGTCCAGGCAGTgctggagggagacagaagtggCCCAGGGCTGGTCCCTCTGTCTGGGAGGGGACAAGGGGGTAGGGGGCAGCTCCAGCCCTGAGCCGGGAGCCTGTGGGCGCCCTCCTGTTCCCAACAGGTTCCCTGGCCTCAGGCCCTGCACACTGAGGTCCAGCGGGGCCCTCGAGGTCTGGACTCAGCCCTCAGCTCGGCCCAAGTGCAGAAGTCTGAGGGGGCCGCCCCTGGGGGGGAAGCTGACCCCCCACGCACCCTGGGCAAGAAGGGACAGAGGCAGTGGAGGGCTGCAAACCCCTTTCCCCGCCCTCTCTGCTTGAGGCCAGCAAAACCAAAGTCAGCGGCAAAGGGCCgctgcccacccctccacccccgctcTTGGCAGGAAATAGCCACagatgagagcagagagcccgcaGGCCACGTGCCCCTCCCCCGGCAGAGGCTTGAGGCCTCCTGCTCCTTCACAAGTGCCTGTGGTTGCTCATTTCCCGGTGTCGCCCGCACTCCGTTTTCCCTCGGGAAGGGAACCGACCAGGACAAAGCAAACCCACGGACATCACCTTGTCCCACCCTGAACTCTGGCCAATCCCCCAGCCAGCCCAGAGGCCCAGACCCACCGCCCCTCTCCTCCTCGGAGGCGTGGCTGGACGAGGCCGGGGTCAGTCACTCAGCCTGACAGAGTCagcttctgcctcttcctcccgaGGACTCAGACATTCCAGGCAGCCGGGCTCACTGGGAGGAGAAACCACAGGCACTCAGAGACGCCACCAGCCACAACCAGACACAGAGACACGTGCTCACACCCACCAATAATGTCAcgcaacaaatatttgctgagcgcctactgtgtgccagggcaCTGCGAGTTGCCGGAGGGAGGCAGACGGACGGCAGGTCCGCCCGCTGACAAATAAGGTTGTTTTCGTCTCTGGGAGAAGTGCTGTCTGGAGACGAAAACGGGGCAGGGTCTTCCTCCGTGGGACTGACCGGGATGGCCTCTGAGGGAGGGACACCCACAGGTAAATGTCCTTCCAGGCGGGCGGCGCCTGGGGAACCACCTCCCGGGGGAGAGAGCAGCGCCTCGCACAGGGAGGTCCGTGAGGGCTGCAGTCTGGCTCTCGTGGGGGGGCCCGCAGGGTCTAGGTGAGGAGGGTGTGGTCCAGACGGCTCAGGGCTGGGAGGATTGACGTGAACACACAAGGAAAACAGCCCTGCCGGGGCCAGGTGGTGTGCCGAGCCGTGAGGTTCGCTCCCCCCGTGTCCTGTCTCCCTCAGCGGGGGCAGGAGCGGCGACAAGGCTGGAAGAGTCCTTTGCACCCACGTGACAACATGCTGGGATGTCACTGTCTGCCCTTGGAGGGGACCGCGGGGCTGCCCCCAGGCAACCAGCCGAGAAGAAAACGGACCTCAGTCCTGCAGCGTCCCCGGAGTGAGCGCGGGGGAGGACGCCGAGGGCCCAGAAGCCACGTATCCGGGCGTGTGGGCCATGTGACGAGCCTCCTGTGCCACGCCGCTAACCTGTGGCCGTGCGCGGTACAGCACTGGACGGCCAAGGCAGCGGGCTCCCGGCACAGAGCGGGGGCAGGGCCTAGGGCAGCACGAGGCACAAGTTTCACGAGGAAAAGCAACTGGTGTCCGGTCCGGGACTGGCCGCTGGCCGCAGGGACGGTGCGGGCAGACCCCGAGGCTGCTCGGGAGCTGCGTCCACGCGTGAGCGACGCAAGCTCTCCCGGCGCCACGGCCGGCCTCTGCCGGTTCTGACCAGCTCCGGGGAGGGGCCGCTTGCACGTGCGCTGGTCCCTCCCCCCGAGGCGCAGCGGTTTGCCACACGGTCGCGTCTCACGCCACGAGGGCGCGTCCCTCAGGAGAGCCGGTGACCCCGAGGAACAGACCGTGAGCTGCCTTCTCGTGAGGACCGTGGGCCGGGTGGCCCATCAGGACGGGGCTGGGACGTCGTCCAGGCATCGAGACACCGTGATCTGAAAATACGAACTATGGACATACAGAAACCTTCAGGGACCAGCCAACGCTTTCGTCCCGAGAAAATGTCAAGCGACCAGGGCCACAGATTTTACCAGTCACGGTCGGCCCCCCGATCAGCGGTTTCCTGGCGTGGCATCGTTAGTGGGGTGCTGTCCTCGCTCGGCTTCCTCGGTCTGTGGCGGCCCTGCCAACCAGCCGAGGATGCGCAGAAGCCTATTTATTCTATGGTTTGTAAGCCTCGGGCTCCTGGGCCACGTCCGTAAACGGCGTCTCCTGTCGTGCTGGAGTCATTTCTGTACTGTCCTCACAGGCCATCGGTTTTGAAGCCAGGAACCAAGAGCCGATGATCTGGTTCTAGCGGATTCGGCCTGCGGCGCCTCTGACTGTGGGGGTGACCTCCGCCTGCGAGATCCCCATGTCCCCCCGCACCTCCAGCAAGCCGGGAAGGGACGCTCTGTCCTTGGGGACAGCTGGGCGGGCAGGCTGCGGAGTGGCCTCCGGGCCAGCGTCCTGAGAGGCCCCACGGAGCGTTGCTCCCGCACACAGTGTGTGTCCCGGCTCCTCGAGGACATGGTTGCTTCCCGTGCCCAACCGAGGGCAATAAATCTGCCTTTAAATGTGACATGGCCACCACCATCCCGTCCCCCAGGACAGGCCATGGGGCCACGCACGCGAGCCCCGTGCACATCTCCGCTCCGCACTGGGTGTCGGGCTCTCCCGTGTGTCCGGCTGGGCTGGGTGGGCCGGTGGCGTCGTGCCCACGACACACGGTCCCTCGGCCATCCTGAAGCCTTGACTCGACCACAGCGATCTTCCTGGAGGGCTCTCAACAGGGACACCGGCGCCCGCCTCCCTCTGCATTGCCCGCCGTGGGCTCCGCAGCCTGGGGGGCTCCCATCACTGCGTGTGCCCAGCACCCCCACCTGCACCCGCAGCCGGGGCCGCCGCTCACTCTGCTTCGTCATGGGGACCTGGGACTAAGCTGAATGTGTTCCCAGGCCATCTGCTTTGAGCTTCGGTGCGGACCGGCCTGACACTGGAAGGAGAGGCCCCAAAGAGGCTGGGTCTGGATGAGAGGGATGCTCTTCCTCATCCAGAGAGGAAGCAACTGGTGCGGAGGGGCCCCGGAGCCCTGAGGCGGCCCCCGGGGACAGCGTGGCACGTGTCCCCGGCTGTGGTCATGTGACAGCTTGTCCAAGGAGGCTGTTTCGTACGGCATCGCCAGCCAAGAGTCCCTGAAGCAGCCTGTCATAAACGGGCCCTCTTGATCTTTCTTGCAGAAAAATCCGTGTCGGATTCGCAGTTGGCAGCAGGGGAGTATGAGGAGAGCAGGAAGCTTCGCAGCTGGCGGGGCGGCCGGCGCATCCGAAGGTCAGAGAGCGGAGCCCGTCTTCAGCTGTAACGTACCTTCCAAGGATTTGATCAACAATCGCTCTGAGAGCAAGGACCGGTGACAAGCTTGGAGGGCACGAGAAACTGCCGGGGGCTTTCTGCTCACCTCACGGGGTCCTGATTGCCACTGACGGGCAAGGGCACCAAAACACGCTGACCGTGCGGTCCTACCCGTGGGCGTGAACACGCGACGTTGCTCAAACGTAGCAATAATGatggcattccttttttttttttttttaatttttaaatctatttatttttttgtttttatttttatttttttagtgttttatttatttttgagaaagagaaagacagagcatgagcgggggaggggcagcgagagagagacacagaatccgaagcaggctccaggctctgagctgtcagtgcagagcctgacgcggggctcgaacccacgaaccgtgagatcatgacctgagcccaagtcggacacttaaccgacggagccgcccaggcgccccattttgtcTTTATCATGTACACACTTTCTCAGTTTAACAACATTCCTTTACCTTTGTGTGAGTGCACGGACACAAACACTTATATTGTAGATAACATATTTAAACTGTCAGCTTCAGGTTATCTGCACTCAAGTGCGTACGCAACACAGCACAGATACCACATTGACTTCACCATCCGAAGAACACATAATGCgaaaagaacaaatgtttttatattgtgATCACTGTTTTGTAGCCTCGTGCATAACAAACCACCTTAAAACTACAACATGAGGCTGAGTAGGGGGCCCAGGCGGTTTCTTAAGAGCAAGAGAGCCCTGCTGTACGTTACCGTGATGGTGCGTAAGTGACACTGTGTGTTTACCGAGACCCAAGGAACCACACAGTTCCCAGTGAACCTCAAgacagacacatttttaaaaactcgtCTAGGAAGTTGGGAGAATCGGAAAGTGACagaaacaagcaagcaaaggaCATTAGGAGGGAAAGGAGCtcagtggagggggaggggcggaggtgggggaggggaggggagggcctgggggtgggCAGCGCTGGCCTAAGTCAAGGTCAGAGTCTGCACTACCACACGAGAGGAAGTGCACACAGCCCCGCCCTCGAGCCGACAGAGCTGTCCCCTGCGGGTTAGGGTCAGGGTTATCCGTTCCGACGTGTACAATGAGGCAAGCGGGTGGTGGCGGCCGGTGGCGGCCAGGTCCATCACTACTTGGGGGTTAAGGAGAGGAGGCTACAATGAGCCGTGTGGCCACGGATTACTGCCGGAGACGCCTGTATCAGCTCATGTCCCGAGCGGTGTGCACACAGGTGCATATGTGAAGCATAGAGCTGTGTCTACACGTGGGTCAGTACACATACTCGCATTTTCTAGCTCTGCATTCGGGAGGCAGCAAGCCCACCCCTTAGATCCTGGTCCCTAAGGCCATTTTCCAACAAAGGAATCGGGGTTCCCTGAAGAAATGGCTTATTTTAGGACTGGGGGAGGAAACACACGAGATAAGCCTGGAGAACCCGTGGTGCCAAAAAGCAAGCAAGTGCTAACGAACAAACAAGAATGATGGGGTGTGTCAAAGGGCACAGGAGCCAAAGCTGGGACCGGTGTGGCAAGAAAGTCAGTCAAGTTTGCTGCATCGTCATCCAAATAGAAAGACAACATCCCCGCGTCCATGCTGATTAAATAAAGGCAGGAGAGTTCCAGATCATTTATTCGGCCAAAGCAGAAAGTAGCTTGCAGCGGCCCAGCCCTCACCACACGGCGTGGTGCGGGAGGGATCTGACTGTGTCCGTGATCTTCTGCTCACGGTTCTGCGGGTCAGGAATTCCGGCAGGACAGCTTGTCTGCCCCACGTGGCGCTGGGTGGGATGGTGcggctggggctggagggtccAGACGGCTTCGTTCTGGCACCTGGGGCCTCAGAGGGGGCATCGGCTGGATCTTCTCTCCACGGGGCCCCGTCTCTCTCTACGTGGCCCTCTCTGTCCGTGGGGCCCCTTCTCTCCGCTCACCTGGTTCTCAGCAACCTAGCCCAGGCCTCCTTCCACTGACGGAAGCTGCCGGGCCCCCAAGGCCCAAGCTCGGCAGCTTCCACGCTGGGGCCAGAGCAGGTCACGCGGAGGGAGGCAGA is a genomic window containing:
- the MXRA8 gene encoding matrix remodeling-associated protein 8 isoform X1 gives rise to the protein MELRSQVLLWELLLLQSSAVLLSSVPSGPAPAASSVVSESTVSWAAGALAVLRCQSPRMVWTQDRLHDRQRVVHWDLSGGPGGGPARRLVDMYSAGEQRVYEPRDRGRLLLPLSAFHDGNFSLLIRAVEEADEGLYTCNLHHHYCHLYETLAIRLQVTDNPRAAGAHWDGEKEVLVVERGAPALLTCVNRAHVWTDRHLEEAQQVVHWDRQPPGVPHDRADRLLDLYASGERRAYAPPFLRDRVAVGADAFARGDFSLRIEPLEPADEGTYSCHLHHHYCGLHERRIFHLTVTEPVAEPPPRDSPGNGSSHSGAPGPDPTLVRGRSVINVIVPEGRAHFFQQLGYVLATLLLFILLFIAVILATRQRRRGGYEYSDKKSGKPKGKDVNIAEFAVATGDQALYRSEDIQLDYKNNILKERAELAHSPLPAKYIDLDKEFRKEYCK
- the MXRA8 gene encoding matrix remodeling-associated protein 8 isoform X2, with the protein product MELRSQVLLWELLLLQSSAVLLSSVPSGPAPAASSVVSESTVSWAAGALAVLRCQSPRMVWTQDRLHDRQRVVHWDLSGGPGGGPARRLVDMYSAGEQRVYEPRDRGRLLLPLSAFHDGNFSLLIRAVEEADEGLYTCNLHHHYCHLYETLAIRLQVTDNPRAAGAHWDGEKEVLVVERGAPALLTCVNRAHVWTDRHLEEAQQVVHWDRQPPGVPHDRADRLLDLYASGERRAYAPPFLRDRVAVGADAFARGDFSLRIEPLEPADEGTYSCHLHHHYCGLHERRIFHLTVTEPVAEPPPRDSPGNGSSHSGAPGPDPTLVRGRSVINVIVPEGRAHFFQQLGYVLATLLLFILLFIAVILATRQRRRGGYEYSDKKSGKPKGKDVNIAEFAVATGDQALYRSEDIQLEFRKEYCK